In Thermodesulfovibrionales bacterium, the following are encoded in one genomic region:
- a CDS encoding polyphenol oxidase family protein has protein sequence DCLPILVYDAGSHVVAAVHAGWRGTAAAILRKTMRTMRDRFASSPSEILIAIGPGIRACCYEVGYEVMDAVRRATGEGKYFEKRGEKYFLDLPSANRYQALSDGVPGENIWTSDECTYCLPDRYYSYRFAKGPTGRQGGFIGIV, from the coding sequence GGATTGTCTTCCGATCCTTGTCTATGATGCGGGTTCGCATGTGGTGGCAGCGGTGCATGCGGGATGGAGAGGAACTGCGGCAGCGATACTCAGGAAGACGATGAGGACGATGAGAGACAGATTCGCCTCTTCACCTTCCGAAATCCTGATTGCGATAGGACCGGGCATTCGAGCGTGCTGCTACGAGGTCGGCTACGAAGTGATGGATGCCGTCCGGAGGGCTACCGGAGAGGGAAAGTATTTCGAGAAGAGAGGTGAAAAGTACTTCCTGGATCTCCCGAGCGCAAACAGATATCAGGCTTTGTCAGACGGCGTGCCAGGGGAAAATATCTGGACTTCAGACGAATGCACTTACTGTCTTCCCGATAGATACTATTCATACCGCTTTGCGAAAGGACCTACTGGGAGACAGGGGGGATTCATCGGGATTGTCTGA